atatatatatatatatatatatatatatatatatatatatatagcctatatcaTGTACCATGgtagtcattattattattgttaactaaaactaaaaatgttaaatatatttctattaaataaaaaatagttgaaaaacttaaactaaacgaaaatttgaaaatagaaatgttgcattggaaataaaatgaaattagtTTAAGCTGAAtgactaaaattattaacattataaataaataaaaactataattaaaaccaaaataaataaaacgtaAATGGCAATATttgaatagataaataaataaatgaaaaaagtacataacaatatttttggtcattttgtatatatatatatatatatatatatatatatatatatatatatatatatatatatatatatatatatatataacattaattcacaatattaataaaattaatttaaaaaaatacttaagatttttttgtgtgttttttgtgtcgTTTTCCCATAGAATCCCACGGCGCGTGCAGGTCACGTGCATGATTGCGCGTTGTGGATTTGTAAACACCTCCGATAAAACGAGCAAAATTACCTCTCATTTGTTACTTTGTTAGTttgacagttaaaaaaaaaaactccagagACACATTATTCGACGGTGACACATTAAATTGTGTAAGTTTAAGTAATTCAGATGTGCTAAGCAACGAGCTAGTTACAATATGTGAATTTAACATGATAATATGAACGCGAAAACTAAGTTTGACCTCATTTTTAGTGGTGAAATTAATGATTATTTACGTACCATATGAATTACATGCACAATAGAAGAGTCATGTTGTACTTTGACGTTTTTGGAGTACAATACCGTGTGgtttgtattaaaaataaataatttggtAAAATCACCGCACTATGGTACGATATCAGCCTAACGTTACGTGTTTGTATGAGGACGAAGGTTAATTATCATGATAACGTGAATTCATGTATTTCTTATGTTATTGTGTACATATgtgtaatattttatgttttcaggTCATGGCTCAGCATTTCTTTGGAAATTCAGGTTCCATGACAATGCAGTCAACACCCAAATCAAGTCATTACCATGCATCAGCAAAGGTACATCTGACATATGTGGTCAAATGTCTGATAATATTCTAGTATTAAATTCTGAAGTTAATATTTTCTGTGCAGATGCCAGATGATGGTCTTAACTCAACAGGTGAATCTTTGTCATTTGTTACCCTGAATGACAGCTCTGAGCAGCAAAGGTGAGCCAGTAATAGAAAACATGTTCTTTTAAAATACTCATACTATTGttgattaaatgtactgtaATTTTACCTATTTCTCACCCTGTGACAGTGAGGACTCGGGTATTGGTATTTCAAATGCCTCAACTAGAAGTTTACCAGGCAGCAGTACTCTGGAAGATGTTGCCGTTTTATCTCCCACAAATGAACGGATAGATGAGATTGGAAAGAAAGCACAGGACCTTATTGAGAGAATCAATGAGAGACGGGCCATGGACCAACATGTGATGAACAGCTTTGAGGAAAAGCTCATTAAAAAGGTACTCATCACTAGCCAGAACTTCAGACAGacagcagaaggtctggactctatcgcAGCTTTCAGTGGCCAAAGGGCCACCTAactgacatgtaaagcaaccaatcacagttcgttTTTTGTTCAGTGTCATGTTTAGGGGTGTGAAAATGTGACAtcgatgtccctacaataacagaccagTGTGCGtccaataaataattaattcaagaacgttgtgcaaatttactgcaacaatggtgCATCACtctctgaaagaaaaaaacagcgtttagttgatcctggtaaGCGCTCAGGTTTTttcttccatgagggggtttggcgTTACGACGGCTTTGTTTCCAGGCGGACTGttaaaaaacacaacacacaggTCTCCCAGATagctgtagaattcaaccaatcagatgacgACTTCAAAACTCCCAAAGTGATTCCCATTTTGTGTGCCTTGTGTATCAAACTTTCAGCCCATGGTCCATGGACGTGACAACTGAGGCTGAGACTATAACAGATGCAAAGAAACTAACATTAGATCTTGACtgatattgtatttttttatgtagtAAGTGCAGTTGGCTAAAGTAATACcaacataatataaatatttcctGCTGGTATTGAGACTCGAACCCACGGCCTTCGGGTTACAAgcctgactctctaaccattaaccaaatatataaatacaggtatattataaaatatggatGTTTATAATGATGATCAGAAATGAAATGTTCTCTGCAACATTTCcattttaagtacattttatatgagatatacaccaatcaggcataacattatgagcactgactggtgaagtgaataacactgattatctcttcataacagcacctgttagtgggtgggatatatactaggcagcaagtgaacattttgtcctcaaagttgatgtgttagaagcagaaaaaatgggcaagtgtaaggatgtgagcgagtttgacaagagcTAAATTGTGATgtctagacgactgggtcagaacatctcaaaactgcagctcttgtggggtgttcccggtctgcagtggtcagtatctatcaaaagtggtccaaggaaggaacagtggtgaaccggcgacagggtcatgggagGTGTAAGGATGTGACTCAGACTCACTGATGCACATGAGAAGTGAAAGgaggcccgtgtggtccgatccaacagacgagctcctgtagctcaaattgctcaagaagttaatgctggttctgatagaaaggtgtcagaatacacagtgcttCACATTTTGTTGCGTTTGGGGCTGCATAgacgcagaccagtcagggtgtccatgctgac
The window above is part of the Chanodichthys erythropterus isolate Z2021 chromosome 3, ASM2448905v1, whole genome shotgun sequence genome. Proteins encoded here:
- the syce2 gene encoding synaptonemal complex central element protein 2, which encodes MAQHFFGNSGSMTMQSTPKSSHYHASAKMPDDGLNSTGESLSFVTLNDSSEQQSEDSGIGISNASTRSLPGSSTLEDVAVLSPTNERIDEIGKKAQDLIERINERRAMDQHVMNSFEEKLIKKVREMCQQVKEQMFEYYEQHSQGMEASIAELSEVLEKCSQLSMELQGASQTLAIINKGLQHSTEQ